The proteins below come from a single Malus domestica chromosome 03, GDT2T_hap1 genomic window:
- the LOC139194635 gene encoding putative glycine-rich cell wall structural protein 1 translates to MSNKEAKNERTDPVKDDKKPAKDDKKPVKDDKKPEKAGASDGTGGGGGGGGGGGGGGGGGGGSSAGADGYTGAGGYAGAGGYGGAGAGASAGASTGARASGHPARNDSANK, encoded by the coding sequence ATGTCGAATAAAGAAGCGAAAAATGAGAGGACAGATCCTGTAAAGGATGACAAGAAACCTGCAAAGGATGACAAGAAACCTGTAAAGGATGACAAGAAACCTGAAAAGGCTGGCGCTAGCGATGGCACtggcggtggtggtggcggtggtggcggtggtggtggaggtggcggtggcggtggagGTAGCAGTGCAGGTGCCGATGGATATACCGGTGCTGGTGGATATGCCGGTGCCGGTGGATATGGCGGTGCAGGTGCCGGTGCCAGTGCCGGTGCCAGTACCGGTGCTCGTGCCAGTGGACATCCTGCTCGAAATGACAGTGCCAACAAATAA